One part of the Orenia metallireducens genome encodes these proteins:
- a CDS encoding 5' nucleotidase, NT5C type encodes MKRIIGVDIDAVLTDEGRGRENIWYKNLCAYFNLDGRITNAYDFRDAYGLTTEEVETFIGERGLEIFKTVPPRPKCKEVLTRLKSKGYQIILVTARPEENNQVTLEWLNKHQIPFDKLYHSDEKITICKAEGIELFIDDNPEHLIPMMEVLNIPVFLMNMDHNQDHKLTFNRVNNWTDIEAEILKYFE; translated from the coding sequence ATGAAAAGAATAATTGGCGTAGATATCGATGCAGTATTGACTGATGAAGGGCGTGGCAGAGAGAATATCTGGTATAAAAACCTTTGTGCTTACTTCAATTTAGACGGTAGAATCACTAATGCGTATGATTTTAGGGATGCTTACGGCTTGACTACTGAAGAGGTAGAAACTTTTATAGGTGAGAGGGGATTAGAAATATTTAAAACTGTACCTCCTCGCCCTAAATGTAAAGAGGTATTAACTAGATTAAAGTCCAAAGGATATCAGATTATCTTGGTAACAGCTAGACCTGAGGAGAATAATCAGGTCACTTTAGAATGGTTAAATAAACATCAAATTCCTTTTGATAAGCTTTATCATAGTGATGAAAAAATAACTATCTGTAAAGCAGAAGGGATAGAGTTATTTATCGATGATAACCCAGAACATTTAATTCCGATGATGGAAGTTTTAAATATTCCTGTCTTTTTGATGAATATGGATCACAACCAAGACCATAAATTAACCTTTAATCGAGTAAATAACTGGACTGATATTGAAGCAGAAATTTTAAAATACTTTGAATAG
- a CDS encoding sodium-dependent transporter → MSDNNQWGSRLGFILATVGSAVGLGNIWRFSYVAYENGGGAFLIPYLVALLTTGIPLLILEFGFGTKMRGSTVLAYKKLSSKWEWIGWWPVISVFILLTYYIVIVSWSLKYIFYAFSQAWGTNPESFFYGTNLKLTSGVETLGGINITVLISVIALWAINYFIVYNGIEKGIEKASKVFMPLLAFLMLIITVRGITLPGAVTGINKFLNPDFSQLLNSKVWLAAYGQIFFTLSVCFGVMITYASYLPKDSDVVNNSFITALANCAFSFIVGIGVFGILGYMATHSGVPLEEVVTQSIGLAFIAFPKAINMLPAFNTLFGILFFLALVIAGISSSISMVEAVVKPLNDKFCWSRKKASTVVAVLGFLGSLIFTTGAGLYFLDIIDYFNMQFGIVTIGILQCIAIGWIYKASKLRKFFNPVSNFQVGSWWDFTIKYLTPAVLAIMLVLSFIGEIKDGYGEYSIAGLRIGWMVAISALILAIILSSIKWKREDN, encoded by the coding sequence ATGTCAGATAATAATCAATGGGGGAGCAGATTAGGGTTTATCTTAGCTACTGTTGGTTCAGCAGTAGGATTAGGTAACATCTGGCGTTTTAGTTATGTTGCCTATGAAAATGGAGGAGGAGCATTTCTAATCCCATATTTAGTAGCATTATTAACAACAGGGATTCCATTATTGATTTTAGAATTTGGCTTCGGAACCAAGATGAGAGGCTCAACGGTATTGGCTTATAAGAAACTATCTAGTAAATGGGAATGGATTGGTTGGTGGCCTGTTATCAGTGTATTTATCTTACTTACTTATTATATAGTTATTGTAAGTTGGAGCCTTAAGTATATCTTTTATGCTTTTAGTCAAGCTTGGGGTACTAATCCAGAATCATTCTTTTATGGAACAAATTTAAAGTTAACTTCAGGGGTAGAGACTTTAGGTGGAATCAATATTACAGTTTTAATCAGTGTAATCGCTTTATGGGCAATTAACTATTTCATTGTCTATAATGGTATAGAAAAGGGAATTGAAAAGGCATCTAAAGTATTTATGCCATTATTGGCATTTTTAATGTTAATCATTACAGTTAGAGGAATCACCCTACCTGGTGCAGTTACTGGAATCAATAAGTTCTTAAATCCAGACTTTTCACAATTATTAAATTCTAAGGTATGGTTAGCAGCTTATGGGCAGATATTCTTTACCTTAAGTGTCTGTTTTGGAGTAATGATAACCTATGCTAGTTATCTTCCCAAGGATTCAGATGTAGTTAATAATTCATTCATTACAGCTCTTGCCAACTGTGCTTTCAGTTTTATTGTAGGAATAGGAGTATTTGGTATCTTAGGATATATGGCTACTCATAGTGGAGTTCCTTTAGAAGAGGTAGTAACCCAAAGTATAGGGCTAGCCTTTATTGCTTTTCCTAAAGCTATCAATATGTTACCTGCTTTTAATACCTTATTTGGAATATTATTCTTCTTAGCCTTAGTGATTGCTGGAATATCTTCAAGTATATCTATGGTAGAAGCAGTGGTAAAACCTCTTAATGATAAGTTTTGCTGGAGTAGAAAGAAAGCATCTACTGTGGTAGCTGTATTAGGATTTTTAGGAAGTCTAATCTTCACTACAGGTGCAGGGCTTTATTTCTTAGATATAATCGATTACTTTAATATGCAGTTTGGGATAGTAACAATTGGAATCTTACAATGTATTGCTATAGGATGGATCTATAAAGCCAGTAAATTACGAAAGTTCTTTAATCCTGTCTCCAACTTCCAAGTTGGTAGTTGGTGGGACTTTACAATCAAGTATCTCACTCCAGCAGTTTTAGCTATTATGTTAGTTCTAAGTTTTATTGGTGAGATTAAAGATGGTTATGGAGAATATTCGATTGCAGGTCTGAGAATTGGTTGGATGGTAGCAATTTCTGCTTTGATTTTAGCTATAATTTTAAGCTCTATTAAGTGGAAAAGAGAAGATAATTAA
- the splB gene encoding spore photoproduct lyase has product MKEFVPKRVFIEEGALQYTLAKELDNKFKNQGIPVEYIESHNRLNPKEEMSPTALFNWTKETLVVGVKKTLKFQSCHPSADYRVVTNTSCPAKCEYCYLAKNLGSASYLRIYVNIDEILEAVKKHIDKGEGKLVTFEASSSSDPLAVEHLTGNLQKMIEFFSKEEKGRLRVVTKFAFVDKLLDLDHNNHTKFRFSINSNYVIDSFEHLTANLKERITAANKIQQAGYPLGFIIAPLMIYEGWKDDYKKMLFNLSKTLKSPKDKNLSFELIMHRFTTKSKKLIESRFPNTKLTLDKEQYHHKGFGKYVYPPDEAEEMKIFMEDNIKELFPQAKIEYFT; this is encoded by the coding sequence ATGAAAGAGTTTGTCCCTAAGCGTGTCTTTATTGAAGAGGGAGCATTACAATATACATTAGCCAAAGAATTAGATAATAAATTCAAGAATCAAGGAATACCAGTAGAGTATATAGAATCTCACAATCGTCTTAACCCTAAAGAAGAGATGAGTCCTACTGCTTTATTTAACTGGACAAAAGAGACCTTGGTAGTCGGTGTTAAAAAGACATTAAAGTTTCAATCATGCCATCCTTCTGCGGATTATCGAGTAGTTACAAATACAAGTTGTCCTGCTAAATGTGAGTATTGTTATTTAGCTAAAAACTTAGGATCAGCTTCTTATCTTAGAATTTATGTAAATATTGATGAGATCTTAGAAGCTGTTAAAAAACATATTGACAAAGGTGAAGGAAAGTTGGTTACTTTTGAAGCTAGTAGTTCCTCTGATCCTTTGGCAGTTGAACATTTGACAGGTAATTTACAAAAAATGATTGAATTTTTCTCTAAAGAGGAGAAGGGGCGACTGAGAGTAGTGACTAAATTTGCTTTTGTCGATAAATTATTGGATTTAGACCATAACAATCATACTAAATTTCGCTTCAGTATTAATTCTAATTATGTTATTGATAGTTTTGAACATTTAACTGCTAACTTAAAAGAGAGAATAACAGCCGCTAATAAAATACAGCAAGCAGGATATCCTTTAGGGTTTATTATCGCTCCTCTAATGATTTATGAGGGCTGGAAAGATGATTATAAAAAAATGTTGTTTAACCTTAGCAAAACATTAAAATCGCCTAAGGATAAAAATTTAAGTTTTGAATTAATTATGCATCGTTTTACCACTAAGTCTAAGAAGTTAATAGAGTCTAGATTTCCTAATACTAAATTAACTTTGGATAAAGAGCAATACCATCACAAGGGTTTTGGGAAATATGTATATCCACCTGATGAAGCTGAAGAGATGAAGATCTTTATGGAAGATAATATAAAAGAGTTATTTCCTCAAGCTAAGATAGAATATTTTACTTAA
- a CDS encoding asparaginase, with product MKKIKVITTGGTIAMGEDKSTHQIVPKLSGEELLSHVPQLNNMAKLDLIQYTNLDSSQLTPKMIWDLAQLVEESLAEEEISGVLITHGTDTLEETAYLLDLLLDTTKPVVITGALRSFNQLSSDGEANLVQSLQTIIEPRSKNKGVLVVLNNQIHAARFVAKVHTNKLTAFSSINAGPIGHIDHCGVHYFYDLVKQITIRPKELEERVEIIKLSIGSSDKLIQAALDYGYKGLILEGFGLGTLPKNITAGLIMAKEEGIPVVVTSRCLEGRVYNLYGASAGGANIADMDIIFGGNLNSTKARLALMLLLGEGLSKNEIRRYFGFKLKM from the coding sequence GTGAAGAAGATTAAGGTCATTACCACTGGTGGTACTATTGCTATGGGAGAGGATAAGTCTACTCATCAGATAGTCCCTAAGTTATCTGGTGAAGAACTTTTAAGTCATGTTCCACAGTTGAATAATATGGCCAAGTTAGATCTAATCCAATATACCAATTTAGATAGTTCACAACTAACACCTAAGATGATTTGGGATTTGGCTCAGTTAGTAGAAGAGTCTTTGGCAGAAGAAGAGATTAGTGGGGTATTAATCACCCATGGTACTGATACTTTAGAAGAGACAGCATATCTATTAGACTTACTTTTAGATACAACTAAACCCGTTGTGATTACAGGTGCATTAAGAAGTTTTAATCAGCTAAGCTCTGATGGAGAAGCAAATCTAGTACAGTCTCTACAAACTATTATCGAGCCTCGCAGTAAGAACAAAGGGGTGTTGGTAGTACTAAACAATCAGATTCATGCAGCTAGGTTTGTAGCTAAGGTTCATACCAATAAATTAACAGCTTTTTCATCTATTAATGCCGGTCCAATAGGTCATATTGACCATTGTGGTGTCCATTATTTTTATGATTTGGTTAAACAGATTACTATTAGACCTAAAGAGTTGGAGGAACGTGTAGAGATTATCAAATTATCTATTGGTAGTAGCGATAAGTTGATCCAGGCAGCCTTAGATTATGGATATAAGGGATTAATCTTAGAAGGATTTGGTTTAGGAACACTGCCTAAGAATATAACTGCAGGATTGATAATGGCAAAAGAAGAGGGGATACCTGTAGTAGTAACCTCGCGTTGTTTAGAAGGACGGGTTTATAACCTATATGGTGCTTCAGCAGGTGGAGCCAATATTGCTGATATGGATATAATTTTTGGTGGAAACCTTAATAGTACTAAGGCAAGACTAGCTTTGATGTTATTATTGGGTGAAGGACTTTCTAAAAATGAAATCAGAAGATATTTTGGCTTTAAATTGAAGATGTAA
- a CDS encoding GTP pyrophosphokinase has protein sequence MSNKELILNQFRRKQELYKGFTKKLENLIKEILTTDEVCIHSVTSRTKEIDSLAEKISRPNKTYQKLEDIKDLSGVRIITYFEDDVDKVAEIIENEFEIDQENSIDKRKEWDYAEFGYSSLHKVGKLCPSAIIDDYTKYKGLCFEIQISSILQHAWAEIEHDLGYKSEEGIPDAIKRRFAKLAALLELGDDEFVRLRDDLDRYGNKVEKEIKYTPESTSINKVSLQKFINSNEVMQDLKEFFADWFGKELKADKDSYWLKSLPREFHYIGINNIKELGDLLKEYSELIKKSIDLIYTREEPHWTPSMILFALLLLVIASKYSKEKAWEVFEGLNIGPRYDFVTQVKQQIK, from the coding sequence ATGTCTAATAAAGAGTTAATTTTAAATCAATTTAGAAGAAAACAAGAGTTATATAAGGGGTTTACTAAAAAATTAGAGAATTTAATTAAGGAGATATTAACCACGGATGAAGTCTGTATTCATTCTGTTACTTCGCGGACTAAAGAGATAGATAGTCTGGCTGAAAAGATTAGCAGGCCTAATAAAACTTATCAAAAGTTAGAAGATATTAAAGACCTATCTGGAGTGCGGATCATTACATATTTTGAAGATGATGTAGATAAAGTAGCAGAAATTATTGAAAATGAATTCGAAATTGACCAAGAAAATTCTATAGATAAGAGAAAGGAATGGGATTATGCAGAATTTGGTTACAGTTCCTTGCATAAAGTGGGAAAACTATGCCCATCAGCTATTATAGATGATTATACAAAATATAAGGGACTCTGTTTTGAAATACAGATTAGTTCTATTCTACAGCATGCTTGGGCTGAAATTGAGCATGATTTAGGCTATAAGAGTGAGGAAGGTATACCTGATGCTATCAAAAGGAGATTTGCAAAGCTAGCGGCCCTTCTTGAATTGGGCGATGATGAATTTGTGCGCTTAAGGGATGATCTAGATCGATATGGTAACAAGGTTGAAAAAGAGATTAAATATACACCTGAATCCACCAGTATAAATAAAGTATCCCTACAAAAGTTTATTAATTCAAATGAAGTTATGCAAGATTTAAAAGAGTTTTTTGCAGATTGGTTTGGGAAAGAATTAAAGGCTGATAAAGATAGTTATTGGCTAAAAAGCTTACCAAGGGAATTTCATTATATAGGGATAAATAATATCAAAGAACTTGGGGATTTGCTTAAAGAGTATTCAGAATTAATTAAGAAAAGTATTGACTTAATATATACAAGGGAAGAACCTCATTGGACACCGAGTATGATCTTATTTGCTCTTCTATTGTTAGTTATTGCAAGTAAATATTCTAAAGAGAAGGCTTGGGAGGTCTTTGAAGGTCTTAATATAGGTCCAAGATATGACTTTGTCACACAGGTTAAGCAGCAGATTAAATAA
- a CDS encoding M42 family metallopeptidase: MKELIRELVETYGPSGHEDIVREVIKGKIEDKVDKIRTDSLGNLIALKKGKDSSKKVMLAAHMDEIGLIATHIDDNGFVRFSNVGGISPHMLLGTRVLFNGETVGVIDKEGKLDDISKLKHEKLYADIGATSKEEAEAKVKVGDTASYYRQMDDLGDRIVSKAIDDRIGCVVLLETLNRLKNKPTYDTYFVFTVQEEVGLRGAQTSSFGVNPDLGIAVDVTLTGDMPEAQRMEVGLGKGPAIKIKDNSVLVHPQVKNLMIDIAEENNIPYQLEVLVAGGTDAGAIHLTREGIRSGALSIPCRYVHSPSEMVDINDIDNGIELLTNLLESNYTGLFE, from the coding sequence ATGAAAGAGTTGATTAGAGAGTTAGTAGAAACTTATGGCCCATCGGGGCATGAAGATATAGTTAGAGAGGTTATTAAAGGTAAAATTGAGGATAAGGTTGATAAAATAAGAACTGATAGTTTAGGGAACTTAATTGCATTAAAGAAAGGTAAAGATTCTAGTAAGAAGGTAATGCTAGCAGCCCATATGGATGAGATTGGCTTAATTGCTACCCATATTGATGATAATGGGTTTGTCCGTTTTTCTAATGTAGGTGGAATCTCTCCACATATGTTATTAGGAACCAGAGTCTTATTCAATGGTGAGACTGTTGGGGTTATCGATAAGGAAGGGAAGTTAGATGATATTAGCAAGTTAAAGCATGAGAAGCTTTATGCTGATATTGGCGCTACTAGTAAAGAGGAGGCAGAAGCGAAGGTTAAGGTTGGTGATACAGCGAGTTATTATCGTCAGATGGATGATTTAGGTGATAGAATAGTCTCAAAGGCAATAGATGATAGAATTGGGTGTGTAGTATTACTTGAGACTCTTAATCGTTTAAAGAATAAACCTACCTATGATACTTATTTTGTCTTTACTGTACAAGAGGAGGTAGGACTAAGGGGAGCTCAGACTTCATCCTTTGGGGTTAACCCTGATTTGGGAATTGCTGTAGATGTTACCTTAACAGGTGATATGCCAGAAGCACAAAGAATGGAGGTTGGTCTAGGGAAAGGACCTGCTATTAAAATCAAGGACAACTCAGTATTGGTTCATCCACAGGTTAAGAATTTGATGATCGATATAGCTGAAGAGAATAATATCCCTTATCAATTAGAGGTTTTAGTAGCCGGGGGAACCGATGCAGGAGCAATCCATCTAACAAGGGAAGGTATCCGTTCTGGGGCTTTATCTATCCCTTGCCGCTATGTCCATTCTCCATCTGAGATGGTTGATATTAATGATATAGATAATGGTATTGAGTTATTGACTAACCTTCTAGAGAGCAATTATACAGGATTATTTGAATAA
- a CDS encoding M42 family metallopeptidase — protein sequence MLLKRLSEAIGVSSKEDEVRNIIKEELVNYVDELRTDALGNLIAYKKGKKLSPRLMIAAHMDEIGLMITDVTEDGLLSFKPVGGIDKRILVSKRVLVGEDKIPGVIGAKAIHLQKPDERKKPLDYKQLYIDIGTKDKKESENLVELGTMASFDSKYEQLGKDTVKGKAFDDRVGCAALVELMKKDYEFPIYGVFTVQEEVGARGATVAAYDIEPDLALVLEGTTAADIPDIKEAGYVTKLGDGPALTFRDGAMITYKPLLNRLIKVAEDNQIKYQLRKFTKAGTDGGKIHLTQEGIPTAVISVPCRYIHSPAAIINLKDYQAMVDLADKFCQDIEKGGFSNERVD from the coding sequence ATGCTTTTAAAGAGATTAAGTGAAGCGATAGGTGTCTCAAGTAAAGAGGATGAAGTCAGAAATATAATTAAAGAAGAGTTAGTAAACTATGTTGATGAATTAAGAACAGATGCTTTAGGTAATTTAATTGCTTATAAAAAAGGGAAGAAATTAAGCCCTAGATTGATGATTGCAGCCCATATGGATGAGATTGGACTGATGATTACTGATGTTACCGAGGATGGACTGTTGAGCTTTAAACCTGTTGGTGGTATAGATAAGAGGATCTTGGTATCGAAACGAGTATTGGTAGGAGAGGATAAGATTCCTGGAGTAATCGGTGCCAAAGCAATTCATCTACAGAAGCCTGATGAGAGGAAGAAACCTTTAGATTATAAGCAATTATATATAGATATAGGTACTAAAGATAAGAAAGAAAGTGAGAATTTAGTAGAATTGGGGACTATGGCAAGCTTTGATAGTAAATATGAACAGTTAGGTAAAGATACTGTTAAGGGTAAGGCCTTTGATGATAGAGTAGGTTGTGCAGCTTTAGTAGAGTTGATGAAGAAAGACTACGAATTCCCAATCTATGGTGTCTTTACTGTACAAGAGGAGGTTGGTGCACGAGGTGCTACTGTTGCAGCCTATGATATAGAGCCAGATTTAGCCTTGGTTCTTGAAGGTACTACAGCAGCCGATATCCCAGATATCAAAGAGGCAGGTTATGTGACTAAATTAGGAGATGGACCTGCACTGACCTTTAGAGATGGTGCTATGATTACCTATAAACCTTTGTTGAATAGATTAATTAAGGTGGCAGAAGATAATCAGATTAAGTATCAGCTTAGAAAATTTACCAAAGCAGGAACTGATGGTGGAAAGATTCATTTGACTCAAGAAGGGATTCCAACAGCAGTTATCTCTGTACCATGCCGTTATATCCATTCACCAGCAGCTATTATAAATTTAAAGGATTATCAAGCTATGGTAGATTTAGCAGATAAATTCTGCCAAGATATTGAAAAAGGGGGTTTTTCTAATGAAAGAGTTGATTAG
- a CDS encoding M42 family metallopeptidase — MEGKRFIEELSNSVGVSGYEKKISKQVAQEFEKYTDEIEYDALGNLISCKKGKGNFSQLKIMLAAHMDEIGLMVTKIEESGFLRFTPVGGVDQRTLVGQEVMVHGKESLQGVIGAKPPHIQSTEEVTKAYKMEDMYIDLGLSEAEVKCQVRVGDVISIKRDFCQLKNDRITGKALDDRAGVLMILETLKNLSKLKHQIDVYGVATVQEEVGVRGAITSTYGIVPDIGIAIDVCHATMPGVSKEDAAELGKGPAIGFGPHVHPKIFKKLTEIAKELDIPYQVEPSNRPRGTDAYAIQVTRAGIPTALLSIPLRYMHTSVETASLDDIKRGARLLAHFIVEINAEFVEGLRCF; from the coding sequence ATGGAAGGAAAGAGGTTTATAGAAGAGTTATCTAATTCAGTGGGTGTATCTGGGTATGAGAAGAAAATATCCAAACAGGTAGCCCAAGAATTTGAGAAATATACTGATGAGATTGAATATGATGCCTTGGGTAATCTAATCTCTTGTAAGAAAGGTAAGGGTAACTTTTCTCAATTGAAGATCATGCTGGCAGCTCATATGGATGAGATTGGGTTGATGGTGACTAAGATAGAAGAGAGTGGCTTCTTACGTTTTACCCCTGTAGGTGGTGTTGATCAAAGAACCTTAGTGGGGCAAGAGGTAATGGTTCATGGTAAAGAGAGTTTACAAGGAGTTATTGGAGCTAAACCACCTCATATTCAAAGTACTGAAGAGGTCACAAAAGCCTATAAGATGGAGGATATGTACATAGATTTAGGTTTGAGTGAAGCAGAAGTAAAATGTCAAGTTAGAGTAGGTGATGTTATCTCTATTAAGAGAGATTTTTGTCAATTAAAGAATGATCGAATAACAGGTAAGGCCCTTGATGATAGAGCAGGAGTATTGATGATATTAGAGACATTAAAGAATCTAAGCAAGCTAAAGCATCAGATAGATGTTTATGGAGTAGCTACTGTTCAAGAAGAGGTTGGGGTTAGAGGAGCTATTACTAGTACTTATGGTATTGTTCCTGATATAGGGATAGCTATAGATGTTTGCCATGCTACTATGCCTGGTGTGAGTAAAGAGGATGCTGCTGAGTTGGGTAAAGGTCCTGCTATTGGATTTGGTCCCCATGTCCATCCTAAGATATTTAAAAAGCTAACAGAAATAGCTAAAGAACTGGATATACCTTATCAAGTAGAACCATCAAATCGCCCAAGGGGAACTGATGCTTATGCTATCCAAGTTACTCGTGCCGGAATCCCAACAGCATTACTCTCTATTCCCTTAAGATATATGCATACTTCTGTAGAGACTGCTAGTTTAGATGATATTAAGCGGGGAGCTAGACTATTAGCCCATTTTATTGTAGAAATAAATGCTGAGTTTGTGGAGGGGTTAAGATGCTTTTAA
- a CDS encoding UDP-N-acetylmuramoyl-L-alanyl-D-glutamate--2,6-diaminopimelate ligase: MFSNPLVDLNGFLLDELIKDLAIIGISNFKNWEIDHVTDNSKNIKRNSLFIAIKGFNVDGHQYISEAISRGAVTIIGENKIEADQDFTYIRVKNSRKALAELVNKIYNNLSEKIRLIGVTGTAGKTTTSSMIDHIITKIVGKSGLIGTLYNKIGTEYFQDPNKFTTPDIITLNKFFAKMIESKVDYLTMEVSSHGLKLDRVWGLDYDVGIFTNLSYDHMEFHKTLEDYYRSKERLFKYLEEDKAAVFNLDDKYANKLIEITKANVYTYGIYNKNADITAKDIKLGKEGLEFTVSINHDIISNLGKIVHPITARLKIPLLGYHNIYNTLAAFTTALILGFPLFKIKTAIESFRGIKRRMEVIYNQEFTIIDDFAHNPASLTANFQTLKSFKYNKVIMVHFLKGKRGIPANRLNAQLMSNWAKELKLAKIITTRAEEEVISKNKVLLEEEEAFTEIIKANGIDIENTARLREAIELALSEIKKNDLLLIVGGPGLDRAAEVIKEYL, from the coding sequence GTGTTCTCAAATCCCTTGGTAGATTTAAATGGATTTTTATTAGATGAATTGATTAAAGACTTGGCTATAATAGGAATTAGTAATTTTAAAAATTGGGAGATTGATCATGTTACAGATAATTCCAAAAATATCAAAAGAAACTCTTTATTTATAGCTATTAAAGGATTTAATGTAGATGGACATCAGTATATTAGTGAAGCTATAAGTCGAGGGGCGGTTACAATTATTGGTGAAAATAAGATTGAAGCAGATCAAGATTTTACCTATATTAGAGTTAAGAATAGTCGTAAGGCTTTAGCAGAACTTGTCAATAAAATATATAACAATCTTAGTGAAAAGATAAGGTTAATCGGGGTTACTGGTACAGCTGGAAAGACGACCACAAGCTCTATGATAGACCATATTATAACTAAGATAGTCGGTAAAAGTGGATTGATTGGGACACTATATAATAAGATTGGAACAGAGTACTTTCAAGATCCTAATAAATTTACTACACCAGATATTATAACCTTAAATAAATTTTTTGCTAAGATGATAGAATCTAAGGTTGATTATTTAACTATGGAGGTATCTTCACATGGTCTAAAATTGGATAGGGTTTGGGGTTTGGATTATGATGTAGGTATCTTTACTAATTTATCTTATGATCATATGGAATTTCATAAGACTTTAGAGGACTATTATCGAAGTAAAGAGAGGCTATTTAAATATTTAGAAGAAGATAAAGCTGCTGTTTTCAATCTAGATGATAAATATGCTAATAAGCTGATAGAGATTACAAAAGCAAATGTATATACCTATGGCATATACAATAAAAATGCAGATATTACAGCTAAAGATATTAAGTTGGGTAAAGAAGGTCTAGAATTTACAGTTAGTATTAATCATGACATCATTAGTAATCTTGGAAAGATAGTCCATCCTATTACTGCAAGATTAAAGATACCATTATTGGGTTATCATAACATATATAATACCTTGGCTGCTTTTACTACAGCATTAATCTTAGGTTTTCCTTTATTTAAAATTAAAACTGCTATAGAGTCCTTTAGAGGAATTAAAAGAAGGATGGAAGTAATTTATAACCAAGAGTTTACTATTATCGATGATTTCGCTCACAATCCAGCAAGTCTAACAGCTAATTTTCAAACACTTAAAAGCTTTAAATATAATAAGGTAATTATGGTTCACTTTTTAAAAGGAAAAAGAGGTATTCCAGCCAATCGCTTAAATGCTCAACTTATGAGTAATTGGGCTAAAGAATTGAAGTTAGCAAAGATCATTACTACTAGAGCAGAAGAAGAGGTTATCTCTAAGAATAAGGTATTATTAGAGGAAGAGGAAGCTTTTACTGAGATTATTAAAGCTAATGGTATCGATATTGAAAATACTGCTCGTTTAAGAGAAGCTATTGAATTGGCTTTATCTGAAATTAAGAAAAATGACCTTTTATTAATAGTTGGAGGTCCAGGTTTAGATAGAGCAGCAGAGGTAATTAAGGAGTACCTTTAA
- a CDS encoding VanW family protein, producing the protein MNHNKKPDSIVIVIVLTTLILSFIISKPDKDNFSKPKEKIRKEIDRHSDNSSFIKMVRPRVLLEGLSVGGLNVMQINHLLHKWSREKRIEPQNAFIFENEIFNSKVGRSIDIKKTLQDVLSAKAEDNISCSYTTIAPTINKEVLDNRSIFYLKTRNKSNIKGRILGHYTTYLVNNAPNRRNNIKIALEGVNYYQLKRGEEFSFNKVIGLPTKEKGYKAAPIIDSGKFIPKIGGGICQVSTTLYNAILEANLKITERHRHSKDLSYVKEGRDATVVPKEKDFKFVNDTDNSIIILTDIIDRYVAVYIIEEIRN; encoded by the coding sequence ATGAATCATAACAAAAAACCAGATTCAATTGTAATAGTGATAGTACTAACTACTTTGATTCTTAGCTTTATCATCTCAAAGCCAGATAAAGACAATTTCTCTAAACCTAAAGAAAAGATTAGAAAAGAGATAGATAGACATTCAGATAATTCATCCTTTATCAAGATGGTAAGACCTAGAGTATTATTGGAAGGATTAAGCGTAGGGGGACTAAATGTTATGCAGATTAATCATCTTTTACACAAGTGGTCTAGAGAGAAAAGAATCGAACCTCAAAATGCTTTTATCTTTGAAAATGAAATATTTAATAGCAAAGTAGGTAGATCAATCGATATTAAGAAAACCCTTCAAGATGTCCTATCTGCTAAAGCCGAAGATAATATAAGCTGTTCTTATACTACTATAGCTCCTACTATTAATAAAGAGGTACTTGATAATAGGAGTATCTTCTATTTAAAAACTAGAAATAAGTCAAATATCAAAGGTAGAATATTAGGTCATTATACCACTTACCTTGTAAATAATGCACCAAATCGCAGGAACAATATAAAAATAGCCCTCGAAGGTGTGAATTATTACCAGCTTAAAAGAGGAGAAGAGTTCTCCTTTAATAAGGTTATTGGTTTACCCACTAAAGAAAAAGGTTATAAAGCAGCACCTATTATCGATTCTGGTAAATTCATCCCTAAGATTGGTGGAGGTATTTGTCAAGTTTCTACGACCCTTTATAATGCTATTTTAGAAGCAAATCTTAAGATTACAGAAAGGCATCGCCACAGTAAAGATCTCTCTTATGTAAAGGAAGGTAGAGATGCCACTGTAGTTCCAAAAGAAAAAGACTTTAAATTTGTTAATGATACAGATAATTCCATTATTATCTTAACTGATATTATAGATAGATATGTGGCTGTTTATATCATAGAAGAGATTAGGAATTAA